A genome region from Alistipes dispar includes the following:
- a CDS encoding type I restriction enzyme subunit R domain-containing protein, protein MTELELQSEYVMDFFCRRADGLGFREIKNNAVSPDLFIPANLYEFLKENSRKAWNNLLKKSEYNGDEQKLLRAIMDMIREKIEASANVAIFLNKNRTITFEGEILQLIYVSGSELRGDEDFNKNIFAAVEEMSYSFHHDAKKIFAFRPDLSFFVNGIFLGYAELKSNFTNQTAKTNGRNKIITDYLEAVWEYTKIANGNDVAQTLCRRMLRPFEKSIHLVTTDITDTYILRDPGQFFDEAKRGFQDNTISISSFRPVVEKVFKPLPIKQVEATDPRVRFEEAMRSLYSKKMIEKEILYYNFMAYTYKTVTSVVNGHKVQKKEYKDKTGRLICPRPKQKFGCDRIMERVQEFLDHENEPLYFINRLRAELQALNAPQDLIDRVVAERDSYCNNKYVYSLLLQYAAGFGKSNIIGWTALQLKDLRYKGEWVYNKILLVVDRLQLRDQLDSMILNMNIDKAMFVEATDQDTFVKALSDKRRIIVVNIQKFWELKKAIEKAGKDFKNMRVAFLIDEVHRSNTDDVHQEMYSAFDELQDIFDENGGFITRGFTKKNLIVGFTATPSDRVLARFGEFHRSTNFNQLWRPFDSYTMKEAIADGYILDPTKHIIPVSAKMYFELPNGVMQAITAAMNSGQEERVSFARKQIYENPDRMKAIAEFVVNRLLSLVYGKIRGTGKAMLAVSSIPIAIQYYKIIRRLISEKTASGTFAKYADAPVTIVYSDNQKYEKCSSMNGGVAEDKVIDNFKTAKNGLIIVVDKLQTGFDEPKLHTLFLDKEIRDINAIQTISRVNRKAKYKEECHIIDFSFGNVNEKNIRDAFAKFCGMVITDFDPLREKAIIQELYRELLSQPIYIKWFERYRSSVNNAEGNAQLCLDMDADIRAWIKNVMEAHTQYTQDLKAHSEETASTSDDDPAKALRKTIGRYNSLLVLLQGVIELDVQFKDAVFIDFWQRYCNIYRSLFEPQDSIGSIHTTFDGEIGLLVSDEVEIEELQEPDDDPANPKSKKNTGENRGGLASIFDILARLNATEQEREQEIQFYFARTNEFYKFLKSDGRFMAMLRSPNFSRDEIEKEYNKLAHPFFGHNFCD, encoded by the coding sequence ATGACCGAACTTGAGTTGCAAAGTGAGTATGTAATGGACTTCTTCTGCCGCCGTGCAGATGGTCTTGGTTTTCGTGAAATAAAGAATAATGCCGTTTCGCCCGATTTGTTTATTCCGGCCAATCTGTACGAGTTCTTGAAAGAGAATTCGCGCAAGGCCTGGAATAATCTGCTCAAAAAGAGTGAATACAATGGCGACGAGCAAAAATTGCTTCGGGCCATTATGGATATGATTCGCGAGAAGATTGAGGCGAGTGCCAACGTGGCTATCTTCCTGAATAAAAACCGAACCATTACATTCGAAGGCGAAATTCTGCAACTTATTTATGTCAGTGGTTCGGAGTTGCGCGGAGACGAGGACTTCAACAAAAACATATTTGCGGCCGTCGAGGAGATGAGCTATTCGTTCCACCACGACGCCAAAAAGATATTTGCATTTCGTCCCGACCTGTCGTTCTTTGTCAACGGCATTTTTCTCGGTTATGCCGAGTTGAAGAGCAACTTCACCAATCAGACCGCAAAAACGAACGGCAGGAACAAAATCATTACCGATTACCTTGAAGCCGTATGGGAATATACCAAAATTGCCAATGGAAACGATGTAGCGCAAACGCTTTGCCGTCGTATGCTCCGGCCGTTTGAGAAATCGATTCATCTCGTAACCACGGACATCACGGACACATATATACTGCGGGATCCGGGACAGTTCTTTGATGAAGCAAAGCGAGGTTTTCAAGACAACACCATCTCGATTTCTTCTTTCCGTCCGGTGGTGGAGAAGGTATTCAAGCCCCTCCCCATAAAGCAAGTGGAAGCAACCGATCCGCGCGTTCGCTTCGAAGAGGCAATGCGTTCGCTCTACTCCAAGAAGATGATCGAGAAGGAGATACTCTACTACAACTTCATGGCATACACCTATAAGACCGTAACGTCTGTTGTGAATGGCCATAAAGTACAGAAAAAGGAGTATAAGGACAAAACAGGTCGTCTGATATGTCCGCGTCCGAAGCAGAAATTCGGTTGCGACCGAATCATGGAGCGTGTCCAGGAATTCCTGGACCACGAAAATGAGCCCTTGTATTTTATCAACCGACTGCGGGCTGAACTGCAAGCGCTCAACGCACCACAGGACCTGATAGACCGCGTAGTTGCCGAGAGAGACAGTTATTGCAACAACAAATATGTCTATTCGCTCTTGCTGCAATATGCGGCCGGATTCGGGAAAAGCAACATAATAGGTTGGACAGCTCTACAACTCAAAGACCTGCGCTACAAAGGCGAATGGGTTTATAACAAGATTCTGCTCGTTGTCGATCGCCTGCAATTGCGTGACCAGCTCGACTCGATGATACTCAACATGAACATCGACAAGGCCATGTTCGTAGAGGCGACCGACCAAGACACCTTTGTGAAGGCGTTGAGCGACAAACGCCGTATCATCGTCGTAAATATTCAGAAATTCTGGGAACTCAAGAAAGCCATCGAAAAAGCTGGCAAGGATTTCAAGAATATGCGCGTGGCTTTTCTTATTGATGAGGTACACCGCTCAAACACCGATGATGTTCATCAGGAGATGTATTCGGCTTTTGATGAGCTGCAGGATATCTTCGATGAGAACGGAGGATTTATCACGAGGGGTTTTACAAAGAAAAATCTGATTGTCGGTTTCACGGCAACTCCCAGCGACCGAGTGTTGGCCCGCTTTGGTGAATTTCACAGAAGCACCAATTTTAATCAGCTATGGAGGCCATTCGATTCATACACCATGAAGGAAGCCATAGCCGACGGTTACATTCTTGATCCGACGAAGCATATTATTCCCGTGTCTGCAAAAATGTATTTTGAACTCCCCAATGGCGTTATGCAGGCTATAACGGCAGCGATGAATTCGGGGCAGGAGGAACGGGTATCGTTCGCCAGAAAACAAATATACGAAAACCCGGACCGAATGAAAGCAATTGCCGAGTTCGTGGTCAATCGTCTGCTTTCTCTGGTTTACGGAAAAATTCGTGGCACGGGAAAAGCCATGCTTGCGGTTAGCTCTATTCCTATTGCTATTCAGTACTATAAAATCATTCGTCGGTTGATCTCGGAAAAGACAGCATCGGGAACTTTTGCTAAATATGCCGATGCCCCTGTTACTATCGTCTACTCCGACAATCAAAAGTATGAGAAATGTTCGTCGATGAACGGCGGTGTGGCTGAGGATAAGGTGATAGACAACTTCAAGACGGCAAAAAACGGGCTTATCATTGTTGTTGATAAGCTGCAAACGGGTTTTGATGAGCCCAAGCTACACACCCTGTTTCTTGACAAGGAGATTCGGGACATTAATGCCATTCAGACAATCTCGCGCGTAAATCGCAAGGCCAAGTACAAAGAAGAGTGCCATATTATAGACTTCTCATTCGGCAACGTCAACGAAAAAAATATTCGGGATGCTTTTGCCAAGTTCTGTGGTATGGTTATCACGGACTTTGACCCGCTTCGTGAAAAGGCGATTATTCAGGAGCTGTATCGAGAATTATTATCACAACCGATTTACATCAAGTGGTTCGAGCGATATAGATCTTCTGTCAACAATGCAGAGGGTAATGCTCAACTATGTCTTGATATGGACGCCGACATTCGAGCGTGGATTAAGAATGTAATGGAGGCGCATACACAATACACGCAAGATCTTAAAGCACATAGTGAGGAAACGGCCTCCACAAGCGACGATGATCCAGCAAAAGCACTGCGCAAAACTATCGGGCGGTACAACTCTCTGCTAGTCCTTTTGCAAGGTGTAATCGAATTGGATGTTCAATTTAAGGATGCCGTATTTATTGATTTCTGGCAGCGATACTGCAATATTTATCGATCTTTATTTGAGCCGCAAGACTCTATCGGCTCAATACACACTACATTCGATGGAGAAATTGGTTTGCTCGTGAGTGATGAAGTTGAGATAGAAGAGCTACAGGAGCCGGACGACGACCCCGCAAACCCTAAAAGCAAGAAAAATACGGGAGAGAACAGAGGCGGGTTGGCATCGATATTCGACATTCTTGCCCGACTAAACGCAACCGAACAGGAAAGAGAGCAAGAGATACAATTCTACTTTGCGAGGACAAACGAATTTTATAAGTTTCTAAAGTCCGACGGACGGTTTATGGCAATGTTACGCAGTCCGAATTTTTCGCGTGATGAAATAGAAAAAGAGTACAATAAACTGGCACACCCTTTTTTCGGACACAACTTTTGTGATTAG